The Quercus lobata isolate SW786 chromosome 4, ValleyOak3.0 Primary Assembly, whole genome shotgun sequence genome segment AGTCAATTCCTCAAGCATTTGGCAGCATTGCCCAATAGCCTTAATCCCATCATAACTCCCTTCACAACCACAAAGCTCAAGCCTCACTAGCCTCCTACAACCCTGAGCTAATATGGTTAACCCGATATCCGACACCACCGACCCGAAAAACCCATCAACGAAACCGATCAATTTCACGATTTGCAAATTCATACAACCCGAAATCCCTTTCAAACTCAAATCCCCACAAGCAATGACATCCAACTCCTGCAACAACTGGCACTCCTTCGCCACACTCGACAACCCATCTACGCTGGCTCCGATAACGACCAGCCTCCGCAGATTCGGGTACGACTCGGCCAGCGATTTGAGACCCGAGTCGATGACCCGGCTCGGCAACAGGTCCTCCTCCCCGACGAACCGGTCTCGGGAGAGGCTCGAGTCGAGGTGAACCGAGAAGTACTTCCGGGTCACGATAATGCCCGCGTTTCTAGGCAACCGAATACAAGCGTGGACGATGTCGACATCGGAGAGATTCGGGAACCGGTGGAAGAGCCGACCCGAATCGAGAAACGACCAATCGAACAGCTTCAAGGATTGTACCAAGCGGCCGTGAAGGTACAACCAGCGCCTGCAGACTAAGGAATTGGAAGGGTATTGGGAGACAGGGAGTTTGGAGAAAATAAGGTTGAGGACGTTGTCGGAGAGGAGGGAGGTCGGATTCGGTGCGGGCGTGTCTACAACGATAGCGGTGAGATCGGTTGTGGGTTCGGGAGACGAAGGTGGAGATGGGGTCGGTGACAGAGAGATATGTCGGTTGTGATTGCTACGATTGTTATGATTGTTGTTTTGGTTgctttgatgatgatgatgatgatgcatcTTGAGAATAACATGCTTGAGAGCTTTTTCCTTGAAGAAAAATTCTGGGAGGCTGAGAGATCTTGATCTCCTTGATGGGTCTgggttttggtcattttggtcaTTAGGGTTTGGTGAATGTgacatttattgttattattattattattatttggtttttttgtttttgttttttgatgggGTTGTGGTTGACATTAAAGGCTTGAGTTTTTGTTTgggtctctctttttctctctaataaatttgaaatccTAATAAATATACAGAAGAATTGAAAGAAccccaaaactccaaaatttGTGAGTTTTTTGAGTTGTTCTCTCTCTGGATTTCTGGGATTTTTTATGACAGGACATGGAGGGTTGTACTATGCCACTATGGGCTTGAAGAGAGTTTTATCCTCTGTGGAATAGAGTTGTATGTTTTTGTGAGATGGGTGTTTGAATCTTTGCCACGTGGAAATTTGAGGAGGTTTTGCTGACGTGGCGAAGCATTATTGGAAGATGATTCTTTCGTGGTTATTGTTGAAGAAATGAATGATGAGGAAATGGGTAATGTGTTGGGGCTAAAATAACGATTCTGTCCCTCTTATTAAAGTTGTTAACTTTGTCTCATGTGACTGAGAATCAGTTCGGCGAAGTACACCGCTCAAAGTTCTCACACAATACCTTTTTGGGATGGATAAGATTTTCATGACagtttgctttttcttttctttttttacttacttGAATGATGGGATCtgttttttttaccttttttgtttttgtttttgtttctattttcacCCAAGGATGATGACGGTTATTAGTTGAAAGGAGATTGTAGGCTATTTATTAGAGAGTTAGATCCCTTCAAAGAAAATCAATAGATTTTAATGCTAAAAAACTAGTCCCATCAATTCAAAAGAGGGTGTCACACCATAACGTAAATAAATGAAGATTTCTTTGACAACAtggaaaaaaggcaaaaatattcaaatatcTCTCAATTTTTTACACTCTTGAAATGGAtgaaagatgagagagagaaaggaagtgTTGGTGGAAAGATCAAGTTCTTGTGTTTGGTTGGTAGTAtaatgaaagagaaaagaggTGAAAATTAGGAGAAACATGTCTAGGTCATCTGCTTAAATTGGATGGAAATGGAGATAAATGTAACTAAAAAAAGCTATAGTTGTCTTGCCACCATTATGACCtacaaaattatgtttttgcCAACAAGCAAGCATACACACTTTCTTTACTTCGTTGGGGAcatttaagtaaaaacacatatttttctttccagttagagtaaaatataattttcgtCTCGAAACTTTGCAAAACGTTTTATTTTTGTCCCTTTGTCTATTTTCGTTAGTTTATGTCTTATGTGACACTCGGATCATTAATCCAAGACCATAATATTCAAAGGACTCTTATGAACAAACAAATAATTGTCAGcaactttgttttttattttttattttttcaaatctaaagaatttttcttaatttatacaAAGCTCATCAATTGAGCATTGGATATGTTGCACATAATTCTCTCCTATGGAAAGCAACAAACATTAGAAAAAGTTCCGCTACTCCATATTTTATATTGGTATATGATAGGTTGTCACAACtatgttttcctttctttccatCATTATGGCCGTCTCACTCAAAAAATCGAGCGGGGCGATAGTGGGGTCGTTTCTAAACTTTgcaaaatgttttattttcgcCCCTTTGTCTATTTTTGTAAGTTTATGTCTTATGTGTCTTGACGGAGTGTTGATGTGGTATTTTGACAGTTCAAGGacgagaaataaaattttgtagtagtttatgaacaaaaatgatattttaccctTCCATTTATCTTCTCTTTACAAACCAGAcaaagagaaaatcaaataattttatttttcttctctttctcccCTACTTCCAAACATTCAACAAAATGCAGTGTTGAATAATGATGGCATGTTAAATCAATCTAGGTAaatagaaatattaaaaaaaaaaaaatttcttttcctcAAGCAAATCATTCTTCCATTATAATTGTTATCCTTCCTTTATGTTTAGTACTTCGATTTTATTAGAATCATAGACATTTGAACTTCTCAGTTATCTCACACTTTAGTCTATGTATCGTTTTAGTTGTTATTTAGCATTTCCTTCAATAATGAACATCATGTAGTTCATCATTATCAGCATCAAAAGGATATAAGTCTTCTTTGTTGAAGCAAAATGAGCCCATACCCCTTTTTGAAACGAAACTAAACTATAAAATAGGAGCCTCCATAAAGGCAATTAACGATTGGAAAAGGTCATCAATGTACCTTATAAATCACATCAATACTTGTGTTGctatttaaactaaaatcaGTACAAATAAATGGGCGATCATATTGGGAGAATCAAGAATGGCAATAACAACTAAAAGTATGAAAGCTTTTACATGCCCAGTTTTGTACTAATTATGAAtcaaggcccccacaaatcaatGCCCAATTTTAAACATGCAAGGTGCAACATATGACAAATGATTGCAACATAAAATTTTACACCTTTTGTTGGCTAATCTTCACCAATCCATGGGACTTTCTAGCATGTCTAACTTGTTCAAATCATTGAGCCCCAAACATACCTTTAGCTAATTATTGAAGTGGccctagtatttttttttagagtaattATTCACGATTCCCAATTTGCAGTGAAGCACACTTGAAGTATAAGAATAAAgtttccctaaaaaaaagaagtataagAACAAAGTTTACTTACATCCCGTGGGACTAAGATCCTTTTCCATTAAAAGTGTCCCAATTACAgcttaaatcaaattaaaaatacgAAACTGTCAACCCCTCCCCATCCTTCTCCCTAGTGATACATGATAACACAATGCATTTGGCATATATTATACGTGACCACATcatttctgtaattttttttgggtataatattgtttcaaaagaaaaatagaattaaattaGGTACCCAAAAGTATATTAAATTAGATACGGaaaatttttagacaaaaattaaattttataaaacaactATTCTATTGCACTTTGAACCTCAATCTCTAAACTGGTAATAAGGTAATTAGGCTTTTATGGTATGATAATTGATAAATATaatatgagatattttggaAATTCCATTTACTGAAAGTGTGGTGAATTAAATATAAGATTTTTGGATTTACGTTACGTTCCAGATCAATGAGCCTACCACTTGAATACCACTATTTGGAGATAAGCAATTAGTGTTTAGTATAAAATAAACGATAAATTATGAATCCACATTGTTTGCCTTATGAAATAACACTTGCTATTGCAAAATCGTTTATCATATCAAAATAATCTATTAGTTGGTCTGCATGAGGGTGGGAAAATAATTACCATTTTAAATCTTTACATGGTGTTCAATGCAAATCAAAAGGACGAGACCAAAAGTGCAAGGCCCACATATTTCAACGTACCGAAATGGTAAAGCCCATGATGATGTACTTAAAATATACGACTCGGCCATTATGTCATTATGTGGGCTGGACAAGTCTGGCTTCTTGTCATAGATTAAGACAATTTAGCTTGGACTTGGGTCTGATGGTTGGCAAGATATGTGTAAATTAAGcctaaaatatttgtagttttTGTTACTAACTCTAAATGAAAACACAGAAAAAGCCTAAAAGGGAAGCAGCTTGTAAACttatatttattcttaaatctTACTGTTGTAGCATTTTATATTGAGAAGTGTtacgttcataatattttcacaataatttttatgtggcaggttgttacaggtttttaatttgaattttccgttaaaattaatttcttgCTCACTAGTAATAGCAAGTAACAACCTGTTATATAGgattgttgtgaaagtgttgagaaaatgttgtggacattgtatttttctttaatattatataattaaaatagataaatatgacaacataaatataaagatataagaGTTAATATGGAAGATAAGAGTTAGTAAAATGTTTAATTCCACGTTGAAAATAAGAAAGActctcttatatttttctaaggatgtgtttggataccgcctattttgctgaaattaaaaaattattactgaaagtactgtagataaaggtaaaagttagttgaaatagtataatgaaGTCCAtaaatagtgccaaaaagtaacaaaaataagctaaatagtgaaataattttaatttttcttttcaatccaaacacacactaaatacCAGTTTGGATAACGTCTGCGTTTTggtgtttccttttttttttttttatgcacacGTTTTAGGAGACACCATGCACTGTTTAGTGGGTCTCGTGCATTATTCACGGGACCTACAAAtactttattcataaaaaaaaaaattaaaaatgggtcccataacactattcacacatttaaaaattattatgctacagtattttcagttttcaacaaaataaacggtattcaaacggaccctaagtgtggtgattaatgggctgaAATTTATTGGAGTAGATATTATGCTAGATATGTGCGCAAGAAAGAGGTGAAGGAATGAGGCAAGTtagagaaggtctgcaccggttatAAAGATTAGTCAACCTAGTGCTTGAATTTTCTTAAAGAAAACGAATACCACGCCTTAGTCCAAGTAGTGTTGTGTAtcttttctcaaataaataatacttggaaatattttattcaattcttCTTTATGTTATTTCTATTactattgtgtttgcaccaataCTTACTACTTCATTCTCACTTGGATACACatcactttatattcttaattatTTCTCACTTATTTTGTTTGGGATTTAATCCAAGGGTAGGGAAGAGATAGATGAagaaagctctctctctcaaaaaaaaaaaaaaaaaaaatcttaaaatcaaattatttgtGCATTTTTCTTTTGCGTTTCCAAgagaaatgtcaaatatttaaATCTCCTATCTTCCAAGTTGttccaactattgaattatccataaaaataataataattattttttaaatagattttttgatcatatttaatttttctttggatatctcaaattacataaaaaaatcatatattatataataaaatttggtgTCTTAAAATGTGTAGTCATGTCAAGTAAATCAATGCATGTGTTACACGTCGTATTATAAGCTTTCATCACACAAATTATTAACATAGTTCACTTTAGATTAAAATCTATTGCTAAATTAGCaagtaatttattaattaccaATATAATTTACCTTAAATAAAGCTCTATTACCTAagtactaaaaaattaaaattctatttttactaaaattttattaccaaGTTTTggtaaatttaaaataaaatcaattatcaTTCTAAtgctaatttacaaattacatcATCAAACTTTacctaaaattcaatttagttttataactttttgataggccaaaaacgaattgaccctttgtaataaattaactaattaatttagccaagtgaattaattaagttaattaacatgcaaacacgtggtagtacaaacaaatcaccaataaactaagtatgcagcggaaaataaatttttgtttacgaatggggaaaaccaacacgacAAAAACctcatcgggtgattttaaggtcaccactcccgaaatttcactattatcacaacaagcggttacaagtaaaagaattcagtaccttataccaacctacaattaaacccttaccctaatacccaattggacttgttctgtaatgacaatttctccttttgatgtaCGGCTtctaagtacgtgactaaccaaatgtgcggatcccagtacgcgacttcaatcaccaactagagaaggttgttggctgcaaagttttttagttcatcctaacgatgaagatcaagaagatgcttggttacaaaatcctacggtgcataaacacaacaacttcttcaataAACGATGAATTAGggaaaattctgtctccggttacaatttgtttgaacaaactttgctcaacacttgtgcaacttgtgaacactttgatgactcttaaaataatcattttatatgtttagggttgtgagaaaagaaagtccaaacacataaaaccggattagagtcaaaacagaactggaattctgtttttcataaagctcgacagatacctgTCTGTCGAGATGCTATTGAGCAACTGTCGGGCCACGGGGCTAGAATAGCTTCTTAAACTCaatggatagctagctgtcgagctttaatgatagGCACTTCTTTAGCTTGTTTCTTGAATAGACTTGCATGtttttaacacttgatcttgaaacacagtctcttgaagtattaaacacatcctagatctacccgaatacaagtaaagtgcgttttgttaaaagattagtcaattacataaaatagtgacatatatttctaacaagtgaatcacatatatcctaacacttttgaattttttttctttcatttcaattCTATAACTTCCATTTGTTTTCAATGTAGTTTAGAAGAGTTACCACTTACCATTaagtatttaaaaattaacgtaattttgatattttttaattgggatttggatgttatatataggtgaaaaaaattaaattttttttgatacaagatataaattttattctaatataatctaaatgtatatgtgtgtaaagtttCATTTTAGGGATTTGAACTCGGCCCTTACTCTTCACACTCtacaaatacttatacttgtggaatgacTTTTGCACCAAGAGAATACGgtggtaaaaaatttaaaatattttgagacCAACTTTATATAAAAacgattatttatttatttaacaactttacaaaattttggggtcaTGTCCCCCCTTAAGGTGACCCCCACTAAATTCAGGAACAACGAATAATACACATAGAGTGGAGGTGATGACGTTGTAGTACGAATCAGCAACGCGCAAAGGTCCCAAATCCCAATTGCAAGCTCTTCTGTGGGCTTTCTTCAACTCTCCCTCAAAAGATTTTAATATTACGTGGTTGAATGAAGTACAGATCAAATattaagctaaaaaaaaaaacataaactgcAGAtgatcttattaaaaaaagatgagaaaactataaccaaaaaaaaaaaaaaactctgtgAATGAGATATTTTGTTCTGAAATTCAATGGACGTGACCATGTAGGGAGCTAGTCCAGTGGTCGGAAATGTAAGTGACATATTATGCTCGTGGGTTCAGGAGTTTTCGATTCAAATAATGGCAAGACATTAGTGTTTAGTGCATTAGTATTAGGTGATCTGTGGGTTTCAGTtaattcaattggtaaaatttctgattgttaaataagagatatgaGGTTCAATCTCTGCGTATACCAAAAAAGATTGGTGTCttaatctgatgataaaaagttgtTATCGAGAGCGGatgtcataggttaaaactatcttaaaaaaaagtagtagGCGATCTAAAAAGctggaagagagagaaagtttgaataaaaaacattaatagAATTTGCATTGTAGCACTTAtgaaggtgtttttttttttttttttttgaagtgcttaatgttaaaaatttagcatttagcacatTTGATGTTCGTGCTCTTAGATAATCCCACATCATAATGTAATGCAAGAATttaagagtctgtttggataccgtttattattgaaaattgaaaactgaaaacatggtagcaaaataatttttaaatatgaataGTGCCGTGTGGGACccaatttaaagttttttttttttgctgaatttcgTACTTGTAGGTCTcgtaaacagtgcacgggaGCCACGGAAAAACGCCCAACGcaattgaaatttgttttaaGCTCTATCCAAACTTACACTAAGTGTTGTGGGGATAAATAGTGTCGTGCgggacccagtttta includes the following:
- the LOC115986876 gene encoding F-box protein At5g51370-like, encoding MSHSPNPNDQNDQNPDPSRRSRSLSLPEFFFKEKALKHVILKMHHHHHHQSNQNNNHNNRSNHNRHISLSPTPSPPSSPEPTTDLTAIVVDTPAPNPTSLLSDNVLNLIFSKLPVSQYPSNSLVCRRWLYLHGRLVQSLKLFDWSFLDSGRLFHRFPNLSDVDIVHACIRLPRNAGIIVTRKYFSVHLDSSLSRDRFVGEEDLLPSRVIDSGLKSLAESYPNLRRLVVIGASVDGLSSVAKECQLLQELDVIACGDLSLKGISGCMNLQIVKLIGFVDGFFGSVVSDIGLTILAQGCRRLVRLELCGCEGSYDGIKAIGQCCQMLEELTLSDHKMDGGWLAAVSFCGNLKILKLQSCKGSIDSRPGPDEHLGSCPALEALHLQRCQMRDKQAVRALFLVCRGVREIVLQDCYGLGDEVFGLATVCRRVRQLSLEGCSLLTVEGLESVILSWKDLQRLRVVSCNKIMDSAVTPALATLFSVLKELKWSPDSRSLLSSSLAETDLRKKGGRFFRSYKG